One Thermicanus aegyptius DSM 12793 DNA segment encodes these proteins:
- a CDS encoding YkoP family protein yields the protein MNSYLLRVWGLWDRIYYYSSRLQYVEKGENLFRVVLMPYWDRTPLYTRGGTMIRKGDLVVKLHIHNYKLARILFERKGAHALGLILLREIRRSLPGLVRFIDHHPNREQIKGIVGTTFLYRGAENLGFTVYSPPLTLKVRIKNWYLRWMMRMVHPQGKDRLDRQAEPLMVRRVFMSKAELYRYYA from the coding sequence ATGAATTCCTATTTATTGCGCGTTTGGGGATTATGGGACCGGATTTATTACTATTCAAGCCGACTTCAGTATGTGGAAAAAGGGGAAAATCTTTTCCGCGTCGTCTTAATGCCTTACTGGGATCGAACCCCCCTGTACACCCGAGGTGGAACGATGATCAGAAAAGGAGATTTGGTGGTAAAGCTTCATATCCATAACTATAAATTGGCCAGAATCTTATTTGAACGAAAAGGGGCGCATGCTTTAGGACTTATTCTTTTAAGGGAGATTCGCCGATCGTTGCCGGGGCTCGTCCGCTTTATTGATCACCACCCCAATCGCGAGCAAATCAAAGGGATTGTGGGAACCACGTTTCTTTACCGGGGGGCGGAGAATTTGGGATTTACCGTCTACTCTCCCCCTCTAACGCTCAAAGTGAGGATAAAAAATTGGTATCTCCGGTGGATGATGCGCATGGTCCACCCCCAAGGGAAAGATCGGCTGGATCGACAAGCGGAACCCCTCATGGTCCGACGTGTCTTCATGTCAAAAGCGGAACTGTACCGATACTA
- a CDS encoding gamma carbonic anhydrase family protein: MLILPFAEKNPLIHPTAFIAKGAVVSGDVEIGEYTNIWYNAVIRGDIAPTRIGKKVSIQDNSTLHQSPHLPLIIEDEAIIGHNAILHSAIIRRGALIGMGAIVLDGAEIGERAMVAAGALVPPGKKIPPHTLCVGSPAKVIRELTEKEDLEWRRIVSSYTEKGQIYKELEKKIQE, translated from the coding sequence ATGCTGATCTTACCTTTTGCAGAAAAGAATCCATTGATTCATCCGACAGCCTTTATCGCCAAAGGGGCGGTCGTGAGCGGAGATGTAGAGATTGGGGAATATACGAATATTTGGTATAATGCGGTGATTCGTGGGGATATTGCTCCCACACGCATCGGCAAGAAGGTAAGCATCCAGGATAATTCCACGTTGCACCAGAGCCCCCATCTCCCCCTGATCATCGAAGATGAAGCGATCATCGGCCATAATGCCATCTTGCATAGCGCCATTATTCGTCGGGGCGCCCTGATTGGTATGGGAGCCATCGTTTTGGACGGTGCGGAGATCGGAGAGCGTGCGATGGTGGCGGCCGGTGCCCTCGTCCCCCCGGGGAAGAAAATTCCTCCCCATACACTATGTGTCGGTTCCCCCGCCAAAGTGATTCGGGAACTTACGGAAAAAGAAGACCTGGAATGGAGGAGGATTGTTTCTTCTTATACAGAAAAAGGACAAATTTATAAAGAGTTGGAGAAAAAAATTCAGGAATGA
- a CDS encoding universal stress protein, producing MFKKILVAYDGSGPSKKALDVALGLVKEEPGTELYLVHIVKYEPVPANVYGELAVAISQTNFQEAARKHGEEILQEAIDIASKEGLHGHSALIEGDPASSIIEYANEKKVDLIVMGNRGLSPFREFFLGSVSHRVTQMAETSVLIVK from the coding sequence TTGTTTAAGAAGATTTTGGTCGCCTATGATGGTTCCGGTCCTTCAAAGAAAGCGCTTGATGTTGCCTTAGGCTTGGTTAAAGAGGAACCCGGCACAGAACTTTATCTCGTCCATATCGTGAAATATGAACCGGTCCCAGCCAATGTATACGGGGAATTGGCCGTAGCCATCTCCCAAACCAATTTTCAAGAGGCGGCACGGAAACATGGGGAAGAAATATTACAGGAGGCGATTGATATCGCAAGCAAGGAAGGGCTGCATGGACATTCAGCCCTAATCGAAGGGGATCCTGCCTCTTCCATCATCGAATATGCCAATGAGAAAAAGGTAGATCTCATCGTGATGGGGAATCGGGGCCTTTCTCCCTTCCGGGAATTCTTCCTGGGGAGTGTAAGCCATCGGGTCACTCAGATGGCCGAGACGTCTGTGTTAATCGTAAAATAA